In Ursus arctos isolate Adak ecotype North America unplaced genomic scaffold, UrsArc2.0 scaffold_3, whole genome shotgun sequence, one DNA window encodes the following:
- the GPR22 gene encoding G-protein coupled receptor 22: MCFSPILEINMQSESNITVRDDIDDINTNMYQPLSYPLSFQVSLTGFLMLEIVLGLGSNLTVLVLYCMKSNLINSVSNIITMNLHVLDVIICVGCIPLTIVILLLSLESNTALICCFHEACVSFASVSTAINVFAITLDRYDISVKPANRILTMGRAVMLMISIWIFSFFSFLIPFIEVNFFSLRSGNTWENKTLLCVSTNEYYTELGMYYHLLVQIPIFFFTVIVMLITYTKILQALNIRIGTRFSTGQKKKARKKKTISLTTQHETTDMSQSSGGRNVVFGVRTSVSVIIALRRAVKRHRERRERQKRVFRMSLLIISTFLLCWTPISVLNTTILCLGPSDLLVKLRLCFLVMAYGTTIFHPLLYAFTRQKFQKVLKSKMKKRVVSIVEADPLPNNAVIHNSWIDPKRNKKITFEDSEIREKCLVPQVVTD; encoded by the coding sequence atgtgtttttctcccattctggaaATCAACATGCAGTCTGAATCTAACATTACAGTGCGAGATGACATTGATGACATCAACACCAATATGTACCAACCACTATCATATCCATTAAGCTTTCAAGTGTCTCTCACCGGATTTCTTATGTTAGAAATTGTTTTGGGACTTGGCAGCAACCTCACCGTATTGGTACTTTACTGCATGAAATCCAACTTAATCAACTCTGTCAGTAACATTATTACAATGAATCTTCATGTCCTTGATGTAATAATTTGTGTGGGATGTATTCCTCTAACTATAGTTATCCTTCTGCTTTCACTGGAGAGTAACACGGCTCTCATCTGCTGTTTCCATGAGGCCTGTGTATCTTTTGCAAGTGTCTCAACAGCAATCAACGTTTTTGCTATCACTTTGGACAGATATGACATCTCTGTAAAACCTGCAAACCGAATTCTGACAATGGGCAGAGCTGTAATGCTAATGATATCCATttggattttttcatttttctctttcctgattcCTTTTATTGAGGTAAATTTTTTCAGTCTTCGAAGTGGAAATACGTGGGAAAACAAGACACTTTTGTGTGTCAGTACAAATGAATACTACACTGAACTGGGAATGTATTATCACCTGCTAGTACAGATCCCAATATTCTTTTTCACTGTCATAGTAATGTTAATCACATACACCAAAATCCTTCAGGCTCTTAATATTCGAATCGGCACAAGATTTTCAACAGGgcagaagaagaaagcaagaaagaaaaagacaatttctCTAACCACGCAGCATGAGACTACAGACATGTCACAAAGCAGTGGTGGGAGAAATGTTGTCTTTGGTGTAAGAACTTCAGTCTCTGTAATAATTGCCCTTCGGCGAGCTGTGAAACGACACCGTGAACGAAGAGAAAGGCAAAAAAGAGTCTTCAGGATGTCTTTATTGATTATTTCTACGTTTCTTCTCTGCTGGACAccaatttctgttttaaataccACCATTTTATGTTTAGGCCCAAGTGACCTTTTAGTAAAATTAAGGTTGTGTTTTCTAGTCATGGCTTATGGAACAACTATATTTCACCCTTTATTATATGCATTTACTAGACAAAAATTTCAAAAGGTcttgaaaagtaaaatgaaaaagcgAGTTGTTTCCATAGTGGAAGCTGATCCTCTGCCTAATAATGCTGTAATACACAATTCTTGGATAGAtcctaaaagaaacaaaaaaattacctttgaagatagtgaaataagagaaaaatgtttagTACCTCAGGTTGTCACAGACTAG